Proteins encoded by one window of Atribacterota bacterium:
- a CDS encoding N-acetyltransferase translates to MIRKIQKSDLEQVLNIWLEASIISHDFIDSNYWVSKIKDMKYTYIPSSESYVYENKTGICGFFSLSENILAAIFVAPSQQSKGIGMKLLQTAKELRRELIINVYKENQKSIRFYEKAGFWFVKEQEDKNTGHLEIVMRWP, encoded by the coding sequence GTGATAAGAAAAATTCAAAAAAGTGACCTGGAACAAGTTTTAAATATTTGGCTGGAAGCATCAATTATTTCCCATGATTTTATTGATAGTAATTATTGGGTTTCAAAGATAAAGGATATGAAATATACATATATACCAAGCTCAGAGTCTTATGTTTATGAAAATAAGACTGGTATTTGCGGTTTTTTCTCATTATCTGAAAATATTTTAGCTGCTATTTTTGTTGCACCAAGTCAACAAAGTAAGGGAATTGGAATGAAATTGCTACAAACCGCAAAAGAATTACGAAGGGAACTGATTATAAATGTATATAAAGAAAATCAAAAAAGTATTCGATTTTACGAGAAAGCAGGATTTTGGTTTGTAAAGGAACAAGAAGATAAAAACACCGGTCATCTGGAAATAGTTATGCGATGGCCTTAA